In Streptomyces ambofaciens ATCC 23877, a single genomic region encodes these proteins:
- a CDS encoding DUF5703 family protein, with amino-acid sequence MPEYEFVDVYVPRGVSRKETTRLLTDHAEYGHWELYRLSLLRDGSRRVRLRRRIIRQVRATW; translated from the coding sequence ATGCCGGAATACGAATTTGTCGACGTGTACGTCCCGCGCGGGGTCTCCCGCAAGGAGACGACGCGTCTGCTGACGGACCACGCCGAGTACGGACACTGGGAGCTCTACCGCCTGAGCCTGCTGCGCGACGGCAGCCGCCGGGTGCGGTTGCGGCGGCGGATCATCCGCCAGGTACGCGCCACCTGGTGA
- a CDS encoding chaplin has translation MRQVTRKGLMTMAAATGVIAAAGGTAHADSGAHGSSSGSPGVLSGNTVQAPVHVPVNVCGNTVDVVGVLNPAMGNSCANQGGGPSGGYGDSGDRGGSHAGGHATDSPGVGSGNHVEAPVHVPVNVCGNSVDVVGVLNPTTGNDCRNGGGGDHSTPPGGGHETPPGGPGDPGDPGDPGNPGDPGTPGTPPGTDGETPGGSSDGNQPGAQSVAQPRGDARLAETGSDLPLGLALPVGAGALLAGTVLYRKARASA, from the coding sequence ATGCGACAGGTCACCCGCAAGGGCCTGATGACGATGGCGGCGGCCACCGGCGTGATCGCCGCCGCGGGCGGCACCGCCCACGCGGACTCGGGCGCGCACGGATCGAGTTCGGGGTCGCCCGGCGTGCTCTCCGGCAACACGGTGCAGGCGCCGGTGCACGTGCCGGTGAACGTCTGCGGCAACACGGTCGACGTCGTCGGCGTCCTCAACCCGGCGATGGGCAACTCGTGCGCCAACCAGGGCGGCGGTCCGTCCGGCGGGTACGGCGACTCCGGGGACCGGGGCGGTTCGCACGCGGGCGGGCACGCCACCGACTCACCCGGCGTCGGCTCCGGCAACCACGTCGAGGCGCCGGTGCACGTGCCGGTGAACGTCTGCGGCAACAGCGTCGACGTCGTCGGCGTCCTCAACCCGACCACCGGCAACGACTGCCGCAACGGGGGTGGCGGGGATCACTCGACGCCGCCCGGCGGCGGCCACGAGACGCCCCCCGGAGGGCCGGGTGACCCCGGTGACCCCGGTGACCCCGGCAATCCCGGCGACCCCGGTACACCGGGCACCCCGCCCGGAACGGACGGCGAGACGCCGGGCGGTTCCTCCGACGGCAACCAGCCGGGCGCCCAGAGCGTCGCCCAGCCCCGGGGTGACGCGCGGCTCGCCGAGACCGGCAGCGACCTGCCCCTGGGCCTCGCCCTCCCGGTCGGTGCGGGTGCGCTGCTCGCGGGCACGGTGCTCTATCGCAAGGCGCGCGCCTCGGCGTGA
- the chpH gene encoding chaplin ChpH, whose protein sequence is MFKKVVAAAAATGGLVLAGAGMAVADSGAQGAAVHSPGVLSGNVVQVPVHVPVNVCGNTISVIGLLNPAFGNVCINK, encoded by the coding sequence ATGTTCAAGAAGGTCGTCGCCGCCGCGGCTGCCACCGGTGGTCTGGTTCTCGCGGGCGCCGGCATGGCCGTCGCCGACTCCGGTGCTCAGGGTGCCGCTGTGCACTCGCCCGGTGTCCTCTCCGGCAACGTCGTTCAGGTGCCCGTTCACGTGCCGGTGAACGTCTGCGGCAACACGATCTCCGTGATCGGTCTGCTGAACCCCGCCTTCGGCAACGTCTGCATCAACAAGTGA